One genomic segment of Misgurnus anguillicaudatus chromosome 23, ASM2758022v2, whole genome shotgun sequence includes these proteins:
- the polr3f gene encoding DNA-directed RNA polymerase III subunit RPC6 — MTEVKVKKESTDPVDIENRIKELCQQFPHGITDQVIQNDMPHVEAQQRAMAINRLLSVGQLDLLKSSNGLLYRLKDTQSTSKVKGSDNQEKLVYQIIEDAGNKGIWSRDIRYKSNLPLTEINKILKNLESKKLIKAVKSVAASKKKVYMLYNLQPDRSVTGGAWYSDQDFESEFVEVLNQQCFKFLQSKAEAARDSKQSPMVQRNSSFATSHEVWKYICELGISKVDLSMEDIETILNTLIFDGKVEMTIIAAKEGTVGCVDGQMKLYRGVNPIIQPTGLVKTPCGLCPVFDDCHEGGEISPSNCVYMTEWLDF, encoded by the exons ATGACGgaagtaaaagtgaaaaaagaGTCAACGGATCCTGTAGATATCGAGAACAG GATTAAAGAGCTTTGTCAGCAGTTTCCACATGGGATCACAGACCAGGTCATTCAGAATGACATGCCACATGTGGAGGCTCAGCAGAGAGCCATGGCCATCAACAGACTGCTGTCCGTG GGGCAGTTAGACTTGCTTAAAAGCAGCAATGGCCTGTTATACAGACTCAAAGATACACAATCTACCAG taaagTAAAAGGCTCTGACAATCAAGAAAAACTAGTTTATCAGATCATAGAGGATGCTGGGAATAAAG GAATTTGGAGCCGAGACATAAGATATAAGAGTAACCTCCCACTGACAGAAATCAACAAGATCCTCAAGAACCTTGAGAGTAAGAAACTCATCAAAGCTGTGAAATCTGTTGCG GCCTCTAAAAAGAAGGTTTACATGCTGTATAACCTGCAGCCCGACCGCTCCGTGACAGGAGGGGCTTGGTACAGCGATCAGGATTTTGAGTCTGAGTTTGTGGAGGTGCTGAACCAGCAGTGTTTTAAGTTCCTGCAGAGTAAG GCAGAAGCAGCGAGAGACAGTAAGCAGAGCCCCATGGTGCAGAGGAACAGTTCATTTGCTACATCTCATGAAGTTTGGAAGTACATCTGTGAGCTCGGCATCAGCAAA GTGGATCTGTCAATGGAGGACATCGAGACCATCTTAAACACACTGATCTTTGATGGGAAGGTGGAGATGACTATAATCGCTGCTAAGGAGGGGACGGTGGGATGTGTCGACGGACAGATGAAGCTCTACAGGGGTGTAAACCCCATCATCCAACCCACCGGGCTGGTCAAAACTCCATGCGGACTGTGTCCG GTGTTTGATGACTGCCACGAAGGAGGAGAGATCTCTCCATCTAACTGTGTTTACATGACTGAGTGGCTGGACTTCTGA